In the Sarcophilus harrisii chromosome 1, mSarHar1.11, whole genome shotgun sequence genome, one interval contains:
- the CCDC166 gene encoding coiled-coil domain-containing protein 166, translating into MASKKKSGGAGRRGQGGIDVTEPVLSERYQFLQREYAALTEQLETYEKRVQNILWENDFLDREAAQLREENRQYAAYMSSRAQRCANIIITLDAQNRADLAQVHFQQEELTTLYQGREGAVRSQLTEMEARSANMAYQVEQLQPFKELQLEQLARIKTLERELLHMRVEHTQLLHRVKGRFLEDKAAYEREARQQLQLLVRKAEREATRSLVLHIQSIKAENRRLRQELLELLLRTKLLHDTRQELLEQRTRLRQEHEDNREMGKIHDWLKRGPDGPKLWEPPLHEVSSTSLSTLLAPSSLMPTSSSLPPSSPMPQTSPMYFASPRLQASPIPPASPMLQASPLPAASPISPVSPDPPISPKSPEFSENTAGSPGVSPSVPTGPNTESPTIDGSHEVPLQASLLSKSTSHESINIGSKTDP; encoded by the exons ATGGCCTCAAAGAAGAAGAGTGGGGGCGCAGGTCGCCGGGGTCAAGGGGGCATAGATGTCACAGAGCCGGTGCTATCAGAACGCTACCAGTTTCTGCAGCGGGAGTATGCAGCATTGACTGAGCAGCTAGAAACCTATGAGAAGCGTGTGCAGAATATACTGTGGGAGAATGATTTCCTGGACCGGGAGGCTGCCCAGCTACGTGAGGAGAACCGGCAATATGCAGCTTATATGTCCTCACGGGCCCAGCGCTGCGCCAACATCATCATCACACTGGACGCACAAAATCGTGCAGACCTGGCTCAGGTGCATTTCCAACAAGAAGAACTCACTACCCTGTACCAGGGTCGGGAGGGTGCAGTGCGCTCCCAGCTCACAGAGATGGAGGCCCGCTCAGCCAACATGGCATACCAGGTGGAACAGCTACAGCCCTTCAAG GAGCTGCAGTTGGAGCAGCTGGCCAGGATCAAGACGCTGGAGCGGGAGCTGCTGCACATGCGGGTGGAGCACACCCAACTGCTGCACCGGGTGAAAGGCCGCTTCCTGGAGGACAAGGCGGCTTACGAGCGGGAGGCCCGGCAACAGCTGCAGCTGCTGGTGCGCAAGGCGGAACGGGAAGCCACGCGTTCCCTCGTCTTGCACATTCAGTCTATCAAGGCCGAGAACCGCCGTCTCAGGCAGGAGCTCCTGGAGCTCCTGCTCcggacaaagctgctgcatgaTACCAGGCAGGAGCTGCTGGAGCAGCGGACACGGTTACGCCAGGAGCATGAAGACAACAGGGAAATGGGCAAAATCCATGACTGGCTTAAACGGGGACCTGATGGGCCCAAACTTTGGGAGCCACCACTCCATGAAGTCAGCTCCACTTCTCTCTCAACCTTGTTAGCACCTTCCTCACTCATGCCCACCTCTTCATCCTTACCCCCCTCTTCACCCATGCCCCAAACTTCCCCGATGTACTTTGCCTCCCCCAGGCTCCAAGCCTCCCCTATACCCCCAGCCTCCCCCATGCTCCAAGCCTCTCCTTTACCTGCAGCCTCCCCCATTTCCCCAGTTTCACCTGATCCCCCAATCTCACCCAAATCCCCAGAGTTTTCAGAAAACACTGCTGGTAGTCCAGGTGTCTCTCCATCTGTCCCTACAGGCCCCAATACTGAGTCTCCAACTATAGATGGATCGCATGAGGTTCCCCTCCAGGCCTCTTTACTGAGCAAAAGCACTTCCCATGAGTCTATAAACATAGGATCAAAGACAGACCCCTGA